Within the Oryctolagus cuniculus chromosome 19, mOryCun1.1, whole genome shotgun sequence genome, the region atgtacactaaactgatcttctgttaaaaaaaaaaaaaaagaaactatcaattcccaacttgactctcactgggattaaacatgacaataggtctgatctgatttcatcatcatttaaaaaaaatcatctattatttttcactttatgtttctgtgtgggaacaaactgttgaaatccttacttaaggtatactaagctgatcttctgtatactaagataatcgaaaatgaatcttgatgtgaatggaaggggagagggagtgggaaaggggagggtggtgggtgggagggacggtatgggggggaaagccattgtaacccatgagacatactttggaaatttatattcattaaataaaagataaaaaaaaataaaatgatctctTTTGGGTTTAGAACAAAACATGCAAGTAACAAGTAGGAAATACTGTGTTTAGtgacaccaaaaacaaaacaatgcccCTAAAGTCTGAGGAAGGACTTAGGATGTAGGGAAGTCTAACTGATTTTAGTAGTGTGAAATGGCAACATGCTGCCTGTGTGAGGGAAAAGAAGCCATTACAACACTGAGTACagccaaaaatattttgagacagGACGGGacacaaattattattttttcattctgtaCATGCTTTACTCTGCTTTCTGACCCCACACTATTTAATGGCTATAGAAAGGCTTGCAGAAACCCAGAGAAGAGCATCTTAGTAGTTTATCATGTGACATGTCTCCCTGGAGTAAAAGCCTGGAGACCCATTTTAACAGAAAGGCAGGGTGAGTGACTTCCTGAGAGCACTTTGAGAAAATAACACTTGTTTGGGAATGAATTCTTCCTTAGTGTTTTCcaccacagggagggagggagagtgggaaatgTGCTTAGATTTTCCTAGTGGAAAATGCAGGTGTTTAAAATCAGCACTGGGCGCGCTGCTCCTGAGAATGAGGAATGAGTTGGTGGTGCCTTTAAGAAGGGACCAGGTATCCTTGGTGACAGGAAGTCAACAACTCCTAACATTCCAGTACCGGCCATCTTCTCATTCTGCTATTGCTACTTCCAACAGTTACTTGGCAAGCTGGCAAGCAGGGAGTTCGTTCTCTCACTTGTGATAGTGACTGAGTAATAAGAAGTCACTTAAAAGCTGAGTGTTGATCATTTAATAGTGACAGGATTTTGATTGAAGACTTTGAAGTTCTGTGGGGTGTTTCCCAATAGTAAGTTCAGAAATATGGCTGTTGTCATCCCCAGTCCTCATTAGAGCTATTGAATGTCATTTGTTGTAACTCATTCTGTTCTTGGGTATCTTCCACCTAGTCTCTGGAGCCCTCTGGTCTTCCAAAACCATCAGAATGGCAGTACCACTGAGCCCTTCATCCGATCCagccaataaaaataatatgattgCGTGTAACCAGGCATTGCATTGCCGACTAGCAGAGAACCAGCAGGAAATACAAGATCTGAAAGAGATAGTTCGTCATTTCAGCTTCATCCTCCACCAAGAGGAAAACAGTGAGTTCCATAGGTCCTCTCACTAAAGTGGTAAATGATAATTTTGTCCCTCTGAGAAAATAAAGGCTTTCTAGGTTTGGTTCTTCTCTTTATCCTAAGAAAATCCATTGTTACAGTATTCTGAGAACCGTATAAGCTATTTACATGTCAATTTGGAATAACCAAACAActtttttgtgtttcatttaaGTGTAGGGTGAGATGTCAGTTAATTAGCACCCTCTGTATCCTGTACCAGCTGGTGTGGGTTTCATGTGTGTGACTAATGAACTTCCACTCAATTCAAGCTTCTTTTTTGAGTTCCAGTTGGCAAATCCTTGTGCTGGTCACACAGAGAAATGTGAAGAGTCCACAAGATCTCTGTTATAGGTGCTAATGGAGTCTGTGCTGACATTGTGGTACTTGTAAATGACATTGTCTAGACCAAGGACTGCCCTGGTCAGGGGGAAACCCACTCATGGAACAAAAGCTCTTCTTGAAGAGGAAGAAGGCTCCTGAGTCTCTGTGGTAGCACAGAGCAGAATGTAGAGCAGGGAATCTGAGACCCTCCCTGGGCTTTTCTCCAACTTGCCAATCTCTGCATGCCTTAGACCCCTCCTCGGTTCCCACAAGTGCTGTCATAATTCCTACCTCTGTAAATTGTTGCCATGAAATATGGGATATATTTTTTGTACAATATGTAAGGCAATTCCTGGCCTGGAGTAGatttattcattccttttcatttttttttctaatttaacagGAGCTGTATTAGTAGGTGTATATATTTCTTTCAGGGCCTTTGGATGTTTAGCACTCTGTTTTTACACAATTCTACTTAGCTGTGATTTTGTCTTTGGAAACTTCCCAAACATGAAAGTTGAACTTCTCAGCATAGAAGAACCACTATCCCCAGTGCTAGTATACTTTACCAACCATACTGGAGGTCACTGCTTCATGCTACAAGTTAGTGTTTGACTTAAAAACCTGTAAGGTGTGGTAACTACACTGCACATGATTCAGTCACAGCTTAGTGGAAGGGAATTCTGATTCTGTCAAATACCAGTTGAACTGCCTTGTCAGGTCACCATTCACCTTGGAACACTGTTCACTCTAAATGGGGGATTATCAGATATCCTGTTGTTGGGAGGTGAAGAGACAAAGATGAAGAAATGCTTACCTGGAGTGTGGTACTAGAGTGGCTCCTCCCTAGAGACAGTGGCCTCGGCAGTGTGTTCAGCTGTCCACTGAGGCACGTGTGTCTGTTTCAGATTATAGTGAGGGCCAAGAGGTGATTCAATCCAGGCTAAGGGCGAAGCCAGCACTTGGAACTCCACAGCTTGAGAAGCTGGCACCTGCAGAGTTCAAGTAAGTGGGGCTTCGGGCATTACAAGCAGGAGGAAGATATATGTGGTATCAGTGAAGTGGGCCAGCTCAGCTGGTGAGACAGACTTGCATCGGAAGAAGGGCAGGAATTTACATGTTGGGGACTTatctcataaatatttataaaacatatgCACAACAATGAAAATACTGCATGATGGGCTGTGGTGCTTATCAAagcctccttttctctttcaaaaaacaagGAATTTCTTGAGTTCAAATTCTCATAACTAACCAAACAGAGGATAGTGAGCAACGCATGGCGTGGTATGCACATGATGTATTGTCATCACCGTGTCATTCTCTCTAGATCACCATCACCTCCTGATTGGGGATATTGACTAAGATTGACCCTGCCagactttcatttctttctgaagaACACCAGTAACAAGGGACATGCATCTGAGTGCACCTTGGTGTTGTCACTGCACATTGGGCTATGTGTTTTACTTGGAAATGCCTGTGGTTAAAGTGAGCAGCTAAAGGAGCTTCTGTATGTGGGGGATGAAGGAAGAGTCCTGGCAATGTGGACTGAACACAGGGTCACCCTCTAACACAGAGGAAGCTCTCGTTTTGTCTTCTTCACCACAAGCATTTACCCAAACCTGTCAGTGCTGCTGTTTGCAGGGCTCTGTGAGAGAATTCTCCATGAAATCTGTTGAAATACAGAGATGGTATCATGCACATATTTCTATCCTTACATTTTCTCTCCTGTCCTACCTTAGGAAATGCCATGTAAATAAGGCACACACCCGCAAGTGGCACCGGCTACGTAAGAAGTCAAGAAAACAGACACAGATTTGTCATCTCAGCCTACATCCCAGAGCCCTCCTCACCCAGCATGACCCTGACAGCCACTACACACGGGGCTTGCTGGAGCCACTGGTTGTTCACGTCAGGCTGGTAAAGCATCTTGTCTACAAATGTAGCCTGGGTAAGGGAGCCTCAGGCTCTGATTTCAGAAAGTCTCAAATTTACAGGAGACTCCACTTCCCTGCAGGAGACATTTTCCTGCTACCTTGTTTTCATTGAAATATCTGTGGCCATGACATGATCAGGAATTCTGGATGAGAACTAGAGTGAGAAATGCACAGGCTTGAAGTTCCTAGCATTTCAGAAGTCTCCATTTTCCCCAGTGCAGGTGGCCTTTGATCAAGATGCAGTATCCATCCAGTTTGAAAGGACAGGAAGGAGGCTGGGACAGGTGGTGGCTTGTAAGAGGGAGATTGAGCCCTGTGCTGAGAGTGAAAGGGCCCATCTGTGTCCTCAGCACTGTTTTCACTGACTGTAGAAAGATCATTGATTtatcttttctgtatttctgtttcctcttctaCGGAGTGGGCCCATTAAACATTTGCCTGGCAGTTGCGGCATTGCCATTAGGAACAATTacacatgtattttaaatagGACACAGCCTTTGCCATGTGGCATCGTTAAATATACTTGAGGAAGTAGAATCTGTCTCTTGATGATCTATGCTTGCACACTGCCAGAGGCATCTTGTCTACATCTCTGTTGCAGACAAAACCCACATTTCTCCAAACATAGCCCATCCTCTGTATCTTTTAAGTTCTCTTCTTCCAGCTCATTATCCATCTAAACCTAGGACATAAAATTGAAGCCACTCCATACTTCCAAGATTTCCAGAGGCAACAATGACCACTGTAGCTCGTAGTGGTCATGAATGACAACTGTTTCTGTGAAGCATAGAAGACTAATCTTGAGAAGAAATTGAATACATCTCATCCTCAGTCTCACCCCAGTGCATAGATTCCTCTAAATCATCTACATTCTGGCATTCTAACAGGAGAAAAGTGAataacttttaattcttttaggATGCAGATAGGGTAGTTTCCCAGAATTAGTGGGGAAAAGATGAGGTTCATTGTTTTCAAGACAAAGAGGTTTGGATATTGATTTTCATGCCAAGAAGGTTTTGCTCAAAGGGTTAGCACAGGAAATATTTCTCTCACAGTATGCCATTGTCAAATAGAGTTTATGGGTATTACTGTGTCATTGTCAGGAACTGGATTGCACATGTACCAGGACCTCCCTAATTTGACCATCCCTGTTGGAATTTATTTGCAGCAAAAGAAATGATGCAAATGAAGGGTGGTTGCTGGGACTTAATCTGCCCCAGGTAAGACTAAGGAATCATGGATATTTCATTGATATTGACATCTGGGGACTCACATTTTAGGGAGAAACTGAATATGCTGAATGGAAGGATTTCACACACCCTAGGCGATCACACTTTCTCTATGAAGAGTATTATTGTAATCATTTTGGTACCCATAGAGATTGCCATTTCTTCCTCAAACACCCATGTGGTCTCCATTAGCTTGCTTCAGATCAACTGGACTTTACAGGGTCTTATGCAGTTATTACTTCTGTTGTGCATAGATTAAAAGACAGGGTtccttatcttctttttttttcttctcatctctGTGTTTATGGAGATGGCTGATAGAAAGAAGTACAGGGGAAAATACCATACCAAAATGTTGAGAAAGCCATCAGGGTGGCCACAGAACTAGAAGcccactgtgctgtagcaggtacaTTACCACACCTGAGATTAGTAATATTCAACTGATTTTGTCGAATGTGACAAACACTATTTGTTCTGCTTGTATCTGGGTGTCATGAGGATTCCATTACTGAGATCACAGCTCTTTGTTCTTCAGCCGGAATCCTGGCCATCTTCCAACACCATCTCTCCATCCTTTTTCTGGTGCCTCCACCTGTAGCTCATGCTGTGCCTCCACGTCCTGCAGTTCCTCACTTTGCTCAGCAAGGGGAGGATCCTGCTCAGACAACTGTTAGCTGAAAGGCCCATTTTCATTGGTGGCAGAATCAacctgcctgtgatgcaggcctgATAGGGCCCTCTAGTACCTTAACTACCATGATAACTTCTCCACCCTTCCTAATCCAGCAGGATCAGTGGGTGCTTTCCACCTCAAGTAGAGCCTGAGTTGGTACCAGGGCTGGTCATGGGTGAATATTGTTGGTGCATCGTCATGAAAGCCACGCTGGTTATGCAGCAGCATTATCCTGGTGGTGGCTGGATGATAGTGCTGGAAGAGTACTCAT harbors:
- the LOC103345442 gene encoding uncharacterized protein codes for the protein MAVPLSPSSDPANKNNMIACNQALHCRLAENQQEIQDLKEIVRHFSFILHQEENNYSEGQEVIQSRLRAKPALGTPQLEKLAPAEFKKCHVNKAHTRKWHRLRKKSRKQTQICHLSLHPRALLTQHDPDSHYTRGLLEPLVVHVRLVKHLVYKCSLAKEMMQMKGGCWDLICPSRISGCFPPQVEPELVPGLVMGEYCWCIVMKATLVMQQHYPGGGWMIVLEEYSWCTRFGVYGNSLEDRVPHEAKPALCENRSLAEGHRITACTHLADAPYMWHASWGDKLEILSQAWARVQQPLAQQSIHWIEAIEGYDTSSQKDEVVSAERAELIPRVCGDPTPLEGPDTSRKMDPTCSVDFGLMSLKHQPRPGLRL